The genomic stretch ACGGTTACCGATGAAGATCGGGTTTTGGTGGATGCCTTGGAAAAGATGGTGGCTGATTACACCACCGCAATGAACGCCTTTGAGTTCCACAAGGCCTTGCAGTCAATCTGGGAGGTCATCGGCATGCTCAACCGCTTCATTGTCACCAATGCTCCCTGGGAGCTGGCAAAAGATCCTGATCAGGCCGGGCGACTGAACACGGTGCTCTATTTCCTGGCAGATAGCCTGCGATTGCTTGCTTTGGTGTTACGTCCGGTTATGCCCACTGCGGCAGACAAGATGGCCGCAGCTCTGGGACAGGAGAAAGAGCTGGCCAAGGCGACATTGGAGGAAGAGGGATGTTGGGGCAGTATGCAGGCAGGCACTGTGCTGCATCAGGGCGAGGCATTGTTTCCTCGCTTGGAGAAAAAGAAAAAACAGCAGCCTCAAACTCAAGGGAAGGAACAGAGCAAGAAAGGTAAGGCAAAGAAGAAAGAGGCCGAGCCAGAAATCGATATGGAAGGCCTAATTACCTTTGAGCAATTCGGCGAGGTCGAGCTGCGGGTGGCTGAAATTGTCACGGCGGAGAAGATCAAGAAGGCGAACAAGCTGCTCAAGTTGACCGTCAAAGCACCGGAAGAGCGCACCTTGGTTGCGGGTATCGCCCTGCATTACAGCCCGGAAGATTTAGTGGGCAAAAAGGTGATCATCGTGGCCAACCTGAAACCGGCCAAGCTGATGGGGATTACCTCTCAGGGTATGGTGCTGGCTGCCAAGGAAACTGATGCGGACGGCAATGAGCGGTTGGTGCTTTCCACGGTGGCCGGGGATATTGCACCGGGTTCGCGGGTGGCGTAGCATCATCAGCATCATATAATACTTTCCCCTCACCCGTACAGGTGAGGGGCATGTTCTCAATGTAGCTCAAAGCGCACAGGAACCTTTACCCACATTGACTGGGTTCGCCCCCCTACCGTCCCCGGAGAAAACCGCCAACCCCGCACAGCCTTCAGGGCTGCCTTATCAAGAATTGTATGGCCGCTACCGGCAAAGAGCCGTAATTCTTCCACCCTGCCGTTTATATCAATCTTGGCCTCAATGGTGACAACCCCTTCAAGCCCGCGTCTTCTGGCCATGCGGGGGTATTCCGGTGGTGGATTGCTTTGGTAGAGCGGTGCCGCTTCTTGGACAACACCGGTGCTGACCGGCGGTGTTGTTCGCGTCGTTGTTCTGACGGGGGTGGATGAAACCACCTGCCTCGTGATCGGAAGAGTACGGCGAACGGGTTGTTGGCGAATCGGTTGTGTGTTTTGCCTGATCGGCTGTTGATATATTTGCCGAGAGGTTATTGTTCTGCGGACAACAGGTTGCTGCCGGGAAATTACAGGCTGAGCCTGCCGAACCACCACCGGCTGGACCACAGCCCGCCGTATCGGCTGTGAAGTCACGGTGCTCCGCACAGGTGTTCGGACAATTTGCGGTTCAGGCTTTTTTATCGGTTGAACAGCCAAGGGCTTTATCGCCTGCCGGATAACCGGGGCAAGTTTTGGCAGCGGCTGAGGAACAGCGGAGATTTTTTTTCCGGGCTTCAGCATGAGCAGGCGGGCCGCTTGATGCTGCACTGTTCTGATTTTGGGCAGAGCCGGTGCTTTCTGAACGATCTTCTTCAGCGGTTCGGGTTTTGGCTTGGGTTTAGGTTTGGGCAATAAGGGACGGATGGGCTGATGCTCTGTCGCTGTAATCTTCGGGAGAGCCGGCACTGCCTGAACAATTTTTTTCAACGGCGGCGGAGGCGGGGGGAGCCGCTTCAGGCTGACGGAAATTTTTTGAGGCAGGGGAGCGGGCCGCACTGTTTCAGGCAGCTGCATTCGCCAGGAGAGCAATGCGCCGTGCAAGGCCAACGTCAGGACGGTTGCGGGCAGCATTCGTTGCATTGCTTCGTTCATGGTGTTGTGGTCTCCGCCTCGGCCTGAAGAGATATGCTGGTGAGACCTGCCTGCCTGACCCGATCCAGTACCTGAAACAGCCCCTGATAGGGAACCGATTTGTCGGCAAAGATCTGCACATCAGGGTTTTTCTCCTTACTTGCCGCCTTTTTTTTCTCCAGCAGCTGCTCCAGCTGCGCAAGCTCCACCGGTTCCTCATCAACAAAGAGCTTCAGGCCCCCGTCCGCAGCCTGGATGGTGATCCCGACCGCCTCTGCGGTTTCCAGGCTTGCGGTGCTGGATTCTGGCAGATCCACATGCTGTCCGTGATGCACGGCCATGGACAGCATGGCATAGATGAAAAAGACGAGCAGCAGGAAAACAATGTCGATCAGAGGTAACATTTCGACACGGGGCGGTGCCATACTGCGATTGCTCAGTTTCATTTTCTCCCCTCCGCCTCCATTTTTCGATAGCCTACCTCCAGGCGGGTTGCATATTTTTCCATAAGATGAGTAGCGTTATCAATTCGGCTTTTGAAGTAATTATAAGGAAAAACTGTAAAAATAGAGATCGTCAAGCCCGTAGCCGTGGTAATCAGGGCCTGGGCAATACCGCCGGTAACCAGTTTGGGATCAGCCATGCCGCTGCTGCCAAGCATCTTGAACGAGGATATAATCCCGATCACTGTGCCTAGAATACCCAGGAGTGGGGCCACCGTAATCATGGTATCCAGCACGATCATAAATTGTGACATTTTTTTGAGCAGATGCTGGGCCTCCGCCTCCATCGCTTTACTCATGTCATAGTCCCTGTGCAGGACGCCTATTTTGAGTACCCGCACTACAGCATCATCGCTGCCCTTTGTTTTTTCTTCGATCTTCTCCCAGTCCATAGCTTCGGCAATGGTCAACATTTCATCGCGCAGGGCACGGTTGCGCTGACGGACCATACTTACCCAGAACAGGGTGCGTTCAATGATTATTGTCAGCACGATGATTGAACAGGCGATCAGCGGCCACATGACTAAGCCGCCGTTGTGTATCAATTCCCACATAAAATTGTTGTACCTCTTTTTTTGTCTGTTTGAAACAGTTCTGCCTAGCACAGTCTGTGATTTTTTTCAAGCAGCAAACAGGTTGTATCCGTCTTTCGGGGCGTTGTTTTATTGGCTCGGAAGACGGATATGCAAACCGGGTTATTGCTATTTTTGGTCAAGCATCTCTTTACTCACCTTGGCACCCAGGCGGACAAAATGGCCATCCTCATCTTTGACCGTGATTTTCCAATGTCCTGGGGTATCTGGGCGGAAACAGAAATAGCCGTTCCTGTCGGTGCGGCCGGATTGAAAGGGAAGTTTGGCATTGGGGGCGATAATTTCTACTGTGGCGTAGCTCATCGCTTCTCCATCGTCATAGGAGGCAGATGTACAGAGAGCTTCGCTGCTGCTCCCTGTGTCACCGTGGACAGCGTGGGCATACCCATGAGCGGACAAGAGGAGTGTCAGGCCCAGAGGCAGAACCATCAGAAAGAAAGCCTGTTTTTTACGGATATTGCGCATTATATTTCTTGAGGTAATTTTGGATGATGTTCCTGACTTATTTTACTTCCAGGGTAAGGGTCGCTGAAAATGATTCCACATCACAGACGTTCTGGTCTGGATAAGGCTCCTCGTATTCCGCCTTGATCAACCAGACACCGGGCTGGAGGATGCGGATGCTCCCCATCCCTTCTTGGTCGGTCTTGGCTGTATAGGCAAAGACATCTTTTTCCGTCGAGAACCCCATATAGGTGGCAAAAATTTTCCCCTTATACGGCTTGCCACGGAGGAGCAGCTGCACCGGGAAATAATCGCCAGCTTTTAATGAGGCCGGATTGGCCTGGGGGATAATCTCCAGGGGATGGCCGACCGCATCCTTGTTCACCGCAGCATCTTCGGCATCCACCGCAAGCAGTCCTTTCGTGCTTTTATGTGAGCGTACGCATCTCAGCACATTCTTCAAGCCCTCTTTGCTTTGTTTCTTCCACCCTTCTGTGGTCTTGGTGTAAAAAACGGTCTTGCGTTCTGCCGCAACCGTATAGATTCCTGGTTCACTCAGTGCTTCCTCGGTCTCGTATTCAATGACATTCGCAGCCTTGAGGGGGATTTTTTGTCCGGCAGGGTCAAGCAGGTCCATGCCCTCCAGATCCTCCTGTTGCAGAAAACTGCCCAGAGGGTAGCCATGCCCGTAGCCGATGTTGATCTTGGGCGTTTCTCCGGTGTGGCGTGAGTAGCTGTCCGCATTAACCCAAGGATAATGACCAAAGGCCTGATTGCCGAAAAGAACAGTTAGTCCCAGACAGATTGCGAGGGTTGTATATCTTTTGCGCATTTTTTCTTTCCTTTATAGAGTGAGTAGAATAATAAATAAATTCAATTATCTGAGTTTGATATAATGAGCTACGTATCGCCTGTTTTTTTTGCTGCATTACAAGGAAATAGTGTCAGTATCCCTCACCCACCGTTTCAATGGTGTGGGTGAGGGGAATAGTTACGTCGAACTCAGGTTAATTGTTACGTCGAAAAAGCAGTGTTCTTTTATGTAGTTACCTCTTAGGAATGTAACAAGAAATATTTTACCCATTATGCCGGGTACCGTAGGGGCGAATCCCTGTGTTCGCCCTTGCATACCGGGCAGGCACAGGGACCTGCCCCTACGACATGTATAGAGAACGGGGAACTTATTTTTTGGAAAATCTCTTATTTAAATGCTAAAATTCCATAGTCATGGTCAGATAGGCCGACAGCGGCAGAGCGGGAGAATACGTGCGATTAGCCCCTCCTCCGTTATAGTCCACATATTCTTTGTCAAGCAGGTTGATGACATCAAAGGAGAACCGGTAGTTCCTCTTTGTCCCGAAACAGTAGGAGGCTTGCGCGTCCAGCCGCCCCCAGTCCTCCGACTCATGCTCGTTTTGATTATCAAGATAGTATCCTTCCTCCCAATGATAACGCAATCTTCCGCCCAAACCCTCGGAGGGAGCATAGCCAACCTCTAGATTAACGATGTGCGCTGGTACCCTCGTCAGGGTGTTGCCAGCATATGACTGACCGTCAATCAGATATTCGTCGTATTCCGCATCAATGTATCCGTAATCGGCGTGCAGATAGCCGTAATCGAAGCCGTAAAGGTCGAGGCTCAGCTCAGCTCCGTTACGGGTGGTTTTGCCTACGTTGTCGAATTCTCCAGAGCCGGAAACCGTCTCGATGAAATCCTCGGATGTTTTTAGCTGAAAGGCGATAAGCTCCGCCATGATCCAATCGTTCGGCCTGATGCGGGTTCCTGCTTCCACCTGTTTTCGTTTCTGAGGGTCCCAGTTTTCTTGCGTAAAGGCGGCCATTTCCGAAAAGCCGGGCATGAGGGCAAAGCCTTCACTGTAATTGGCAAAGAACTCAAGGCGATTATCCAACAGATTGAGTACACCGCCTGCCTTAGGTGAAAATATTGTCTGGGTATCCATGGAGAACTCTTTGCCTTCGTCGAGATAGTCCGCAAGGCCGCCGTCAAAATAGTCGAAACGTGCTCCTAAAAATATGC from Candidatus Electrothrix communis encodes the following:
- a CDS encoding carboxypeptidase-like regulatory domain-containing protein — translated: MRNIRKKQAFFLMVLPLGLTLLLSAHGYAHAVHGDTGSSSEALCTSASYDDGEAMSYATVEIIAPNAKLPFQSGRTDRNGYFCFRPDTPGHWKITVKDEDGHFVRLGAKVSKEMLDQK
- a CDS encoding MotA/TolQ/ExbB proton channel family protein produces the protein MWELIHNGGLVMWPLIACSIIVLTIIIERTLFWVSMVRQRNRALRDEMLTIAEAMDWEKIEEKTKGSDDAVVRVLKIGVLHRDYDMSKAMEAEAQHLLKKMSQFMIVLDTMITVAPLLGILGTVIGIISSFKMLGSSGMADPKLVTGGIAQALITTATGLTISIFTVFPYNYFKSRIDNATHLMEKYATRLEVGYRKMEAEGRK
- a CDS encoding DUF4198 domain-containing protein, whose product is MRKRYTTLAICLGLTVLFGNQAFGHYPWVNADSYSRHTGETPKINIGYGHGYPLGSFLQQEDLEGMDLLDPAGQKIPLKAANVIEYETEEALSEPGIYTVAAERKTVFYTKTTEGWKKQSKEGLKNVLRCVRSHKSTKGLLAVDAEDAAVNKDAVGHPLEIIPQANPASLKAGDYFPVQLLLRGKPYKGKIFATYMGFSTEKDVFAYTAKTDQEGMGSIRILQPGVWLIKAEYEEPYPDQNVCDVESFSATLTLEVK
- a CDS encoding biopolymer transporter ExbD, which produces MKLSNRSMAPPRVEMLPLIDIVFLLLVFFIYAMLSMAVHHGQHVDLPESSTASLETAEAVGITIQAADGGLKLFVDEEPVELAQLEQLLEKKKAASKEKNPDVQIFADKSVPYQGLFQVLDRVRQAGLTSISLQAEAETTTP
- a CDS encoding TonB family protein, which encodes MNEAMQRMLPATVLTLALHGALLSWRMQLPETVRPAPLPQKISVSLKRLPPPPPPLKKIVQAVPALPKITATEHQPIRPLLPKPKPKPKPEPLKKIVQKAPALPKIRTVQHQAARLLMLKPGKKISAVPQPLPKLAPVIRQAIKPLAVQPIKKPEPQIVRTPVRSTVTSQPIRRAVVQPVVVRQAQPVISRQQPVVRRTITSRQIYQQPIRQNTQPIRQQPVRRTLPITRQVVSSTPVRTTTRTTPPVSTGVVQEAAPLYQSNPPPEYPRMARRRGLEGVVTIEAKIDINGRVEELRLFAGSGHTILDKAALKAVRGWRFSPGTVGGRTQSMWVKVPVRFELH